A stretch of the Thiomicrorhabdus xiamenensis genome encodes the following:
- a CDS encoding tyrosine-type recombinase/integrase yields MLTDTRIKRLKPADKVYKETDSQGLYLEVRKSGAKFFRFRYRHPLTKKEQVFTIGEYPAVGLALARMERDQAKELLARGIDPNEQKQAAKQEVKAAEQEKERLASRMTFKELFEEWHLYKSESWTYYTAKKNRERIEGNLLPNLGNYPLEEITPEIARDAFKAIEATGKLETLRKVKQFANAILQYGVGMGHCAFNPVRDLPTDIFKAPVRKNFAFLTATKDLHQLLNDLENYKGHISVKTALLVQPYIFLRPDELAGLEWADVDFYADIITIPAERMKMSRPHVVPMSKQVQRLLMSIKDYSEKSRYVFPSPRTFSKSFSEQSLNAGLHRLGYNGKQTAHGFRHTASTLLNEMGFNRDHIEKQLAHEEGNKVRGTYNKAEYLAERIKMMQVWADHLDSIKAGADVVPIHGKLKS; encoded by the coding sequence ATGCTTACTGATACCAGAATCAAGAGACTAAAACCGGCTGATAAGGTCTACAAGGAAACTGACAGCCAAGGCTTATATTTAGAGGTGCGTAAATCCGGTGCTAAGTTTTTCCGGTTCCGCTACCGTCACCCCCTGACCAAGAAAGAGCAAGTCTTTACTATTGGTGAATATCCCGCGGTCGGTTTGGCGCTTGCCAGAATGGAACGCGACCAAGCAAAAGAACTCTTAGCCCGTGGCATTGACCCTAACGAACAGAAACAAGCCGCTAAGCAGGAAGTTAAAGCCGCTGAGCAAGAGAAAGAGCGCTTAGCCAGTCGTATGACCTTTAAAGAACTGTTTGAAGAATGGCACCTCTACAAGTCGGAATCGTGGACCTACTACACGGCTAAAAAGAACCGCGAACGCATCGAGGGTAATTTACTGCCGAACCTTGGTAACTATCCATTAGAAGAGATCACCCCCGAAATTGCCCGCGATGCCTTTAAAGCGATTGAGGCCACCGGCAAACTGGAAACCTTGCGCAAGGTTAAGCAGTTCGCTAACGCTATTCTGCAATATGGGGTAGGTATGGGCCATTGTGCGTTTAATCCGGTTCGTGATCTGCCTACGGATATTTTTAAAGCACCGGTTAGAAAGAACTTTGCATTTTTGACCGCTACCAAAGACCTGCACCAACTATTAAACGACCTAGAAAACTATAAGGGTCATATAAGCGTTAAAACGGCTTTATTGGTTCAGCCTTATATCTTTTTACGTCCGGATGAATTAGCGGGCCTAGAGTGGGCTGATGTGGATTTTTACGCGGATATCATCACCATACCGGCCGAACGTATGAAAATGAGCCGCCCCCATGTGGTGCCAATGAGTAAACAGGTTCAGCGGTTGCTTATGAGTATCAAGGATTACAGCGAGAAAAGCCGCTATGTGTTTCCAAGCCCTAGAACCTTTAGTAAGTCATTCAGTGAACAGAGTCTTAATGCCGGTTTGCACCGCCTTGGTTATAACGGCAAACAGACCGCCCACGGCTTTAGGCATACCGCTAGCACCTTGCTAAATGAAATGGGATTTAATCGTGACCATATCGAGAAACAGCTAGCCCATGAAGAGGGCAATAAAGTACGTGGCACCTATAACAAGGCTGAGTACCTAGCTGAGCGTATCAAAATGATGCAAGTTTGGGCGGATCACCTAGATAGCATTAAAGCCGGTGCTGATGTGGTGCCAATACATGGCAAGCTAAAAAGTTAG
- a CDS encoding DUF6502 family protein, translating into MKEKTLNTINRNITKLLRPLVRILIRQGIPSSHLESLVRKAYVDESFALNEAKGGKTTVSSVAAQTGLSRKEVKRLKELPESDAQRQQQKYNRATRVLSAWVHHDAFIDQDGKPLPLNLSDKEPSFAQLIKKFSGDITVKAMLDQLTSAGCIRVENDQAYLLKVSYLPANDQEELIKILGADTAELLDTIDHNINTALSEDKRYQRKVSTKHLDVKHLQAFKELSSEQAQSLLLSLDKWLSEHEAEEPENGCYVSLGIYFYESTNELKKGDANDISN; encoded by the coding sequence ATGAAAGAGAAAACACTGAACACCATCAATCGCAATATCACCAAACTATTGCGTCCATTGGTTCGAATCCTGATTCGCCAAGGCATTCCATCGTCACACCTGGAATCCCTGGTAAGAAAGGCGTATGTTGACGAATCTTTTGCTCTGAACGAAGCAAAAGGCGGCAAAACAACCGTCAGCAGCGTCGCCGCTCAAACCGGACTATCCCGAAAAGAAGTTAAACGACTCAAAGAACTCCCGGAAAGCGATGCTCAACGGCAACAACAGAAATACAACCGTGCAACCCGGGTTCTTAGCGCATGGGTTCATCACGATGCCTTTATCGATCAAGACGGAAAACCTCTTCCACTGAATTTATCCGATAAAGAACCGAGCTTTGCACAACTGATTAAAAAATTCAGCGGAGACATCACGGTTAAAGCGATGCTTGACCAGCTGACTTCTGCCGGCTGTATTCGAGTCGAAAACGATCAAGCCTATCTGCTTAAGGTGTCTTACCTGCCTGCAAACGACCAAGAAGAACTCATCAAAATTCTCGGGGCCGATACCGCTGAGTTGCTCGACACCATCGACCACAACATAAACACTGCGCTCTCGGAAGATAAGCGCTACCAGAGAAAAGTTTCCACCAAACATCTGGATGTTAAACACCTGCAAGCGTTCAAGGAATTGAGCTCAGAACAGGCCCAGTCTTTACTGCTCTCCTTGGATAAATGGTTATCCGAGCACGAAGCCGAGGAACCAGAAAACGGATGCTATGTCAGCTTAGGCATCTACTTTTACGAATCGACAAATGAATTGAAAAAAGGAGACGCAAATGACATCTCTAATTAA
- a CDS encoding DUF5666 domain-containing protein, with protein sequence MTSLIKRHRLKLTTLSGALALALTGCGGGGTAGIGGTGYISTGTITGFGSVMVGGVKYETDNAVFEVDGNTVDATQDDLKVGMVVRVEGTINDDGISGTATKIIFDDDLQGPIANLAVDPNDPDITTFTIYGTTVIVKRTRTEFDDALTYATLANDIPVEVSGYYNADGALVATYIDDKNDAESDSNEFKIKGEITALDTDNGTFVINGQQIQYTDQTDLDDDISALANGLTVEVEGLIDGTSGALIASEIEFESPDDYLQGASDDDEFELEGYIENFDGTNSTFTLHGITVDFTGVEIESDFISLADNVWVNVEGFLQDGALIATEIDLRDSEIDLDGTVKSTDLDANGVGSFVLTVAGSDLTIYTGYATSFDDSDDHIDNRQLTVGEFIEVDAYRTADGELFALEIERDDEGSSSDDGSYEFQGIYEGTVDSEITVSGVTFTIDTSGTNTLFENDELSGPQSLSELLSYDTTTQPKLLLDLDYDSNGFVSKIDVEDTEDN encoded by the coding sequence ATGACATCTCTAATTAAACGCCATCGCCTCAAACTCACCACTCTAAGCGGCGCGCTCGCTCTGGCATTGACCGGGTGCGGCGGCGGGGGCACAGCAGGCATTGGCGGCACGGGCTACATTTCAACCGGAACCATTACCGGCTTCGGTAGCGTCATGGTCGGCGGCGTCAAATACGAAACGGATAACGCAGTTTTCGAAGTCGATGGCAATACAGTTGATGCAACCCAGGACGATCTGAAAGTGGGGATGGTCGTGCGCGTCGAAGGGACGATTAATGACGATGGAATCAGCGGGACGGCAACCAAAATTATCTTCGACGACGATCTACAAGGACCTATTGCCAATTTGGCGGTAGATCCAAATGACCCTGACATCACGACTTTCACCATTTACGGCACAACCGTTATCGTCAAACGAACTCGCACAGAATTCGATGATGCCTTGACCTATGCCACTCTGGCAAACGACATCCCGGTAGAAGTCAGCGGCTACTACAATGCCGACGGCGCACTGGTTGCCACCTATATCGATGATAAAAATGATGCCGAAAGCGACAGCAACGAATTCAAAATCAAAGGGGAAATCACAGCTCTTGATACAGACAACGGCACTTTTGTCATCAACGGACAACAGATTCAGTACACCGATCAAACCGATCTGGACGACGACATTAGCGCTCTGGCAAACGGCCTGACTGTTGAAGTCGAAGGACTAATCGATGGCACATCCGGTGCGCTTATCGCATCTGAAATTGAGTTTGAAAGCCCTGATGATTACTTGCAAGGCGCATCCGACGACGATGAGTTTGAACTTGAAGGCTACATTGAGAATTTCGACGGCACCAACTCAACCTTCACTTTACACGGCATTACGGTTGACTTTACCGGCGTGGAAATCGAATCCGACTTTATCTCGCTGGCTGACAACGTCTGGGTGAATGTCGAAGGCTTCCTGCAAGACGGAGCCTTAATCGCCACGGAAATCGACCTGCGCGACTCAGAAATCGACTTGGACGGAACCGTTAAATCGACAGACCTTGATGCAAACGGCGTTGGCAGCTTCGTGCTTACCGTAGCTGGCTCGGATTTAACCATCTATACCGGCTATGCGACCTCTTTTGATGATAGTGACGACCACATTGATAACCGCCAGTTGACTGTCGGCGAGTTTATCGAAGTCGACGCCTATCGCACTGCCGACGGCGAACTCTTTGCACTGGAAATCGAACGCGACGATGAAGGCAGTAGCTCCGACGATGGTTCCTATGAATTCCAGGGCATCTATGAAGGAACGGTTGACTCCGAAATTACGGTTTCAGGCGTCACCTTCACAATCGACACCAGCGGAACCAATACGCTGTTTGAGAACGACGAGCTCAGTGGCCCGCAGAGTCTTAGCGAACTGCTCAGCTACGACACGACAACTCAACCGAAACTGCTGCTGGATCTTGACTATGATAGTAACGGATTTGTTAGCAAGATCGATGTCGAAGATACTGAGGACAACTAA
- the ychF gene encoding redox-regulated ATPase YchF, with the protein MAIKCGIVGLPNVGKSTLFNALTNAGIESANYPFCTIDPNVGVVAVPDPREDALAEIVKPERVLSATVDFMDIAGLVEGASKGEGLGNKFLQNIRETDAIVQVVRCFENDDIVHVAGQVDPVSDIEIINMELVLADSESLEKNAQRQAKLGKSGNKEAQARQALYERVLDEIKDGKLIRLVELTDDEKLLLRDLQLLTIKPMMYIANVNEDGFENNPLLDKVREIAESQGAVVVPVCAAIEAEIAELDDEDKADFLEEMGQEEPGLNRVIRAAYDLLGLQTYFTAGVKEVRAWTVKKGATAPQAAGVIHTDFEKGFIRAEVTSYEDFVACKGDAGAKAAGKQRLEGKEYIVQDGDVMHFRFNV; encoded by the coding sequence ATGGCAATTAAATGCGGTATTGTTGGTTTGCCGAATGTTGGTAAATCCACTCTGTTCAATGCTTTGACGAATGCGGGAATCGAGTCTGCAAACTATCCGTTCTGTACCATCGATCCAAATGTTGGTGTTGTGGCGGTTCCAGATCCTCGTGAAGATGCGTTGGCGGAAATCGTTAAGCCGGAGCGCGTACTGTCGGCAACGGTGGATTTCATGGATATTGCCGGTTTGGTAGAAGGTGCTTCAAAAGGTGAAGGTCTGGGGAATAAGTTCCTGCAGAATATCCGTGAAACCGATGCAATCGTGCAGGTTGTTCGCTGTTTTGAAAACGACGATATCGTGCATGTGGCGGGTCAGGTGGATCCGGTGAGCGATATTGAAATTATCAATATGGAGCTGGTTCTGGCTGACTCGGAATCGCTGGAAAAAAATGCACAACGACAAGCAAAGCTAGGTAAGAGCGGTAATAAAGAAGCGCAAGCCCGTCAAGCTCTGTATGAGCGTGTTCTGGATGAAATCAAAGACGGTAAGTTGATTCGTTTGGTTGAACTAACTGACGACGAAAAGCTACTGTTGCGTGATCTTCAGCTTCTGACCATTAAGCCGATGATGTATATCGCCAATGTCAATGAAGATGGTTTTGAAAATAATCCTCTTCTGGATAAAGTGCGCGAAATTGCCGAATCGCAAGGCGCGGTCGTGGTGCCGGTTTGTGCCGCGATTGAAGCGGAAATCGCCGAGTTGGACGACGAAGATAAAGCGGATTTCCTGGAAGAGATGGGACAGGAAGAGCCGGGCTTGAACCGTGTTATCCGTGCTGCCTACGATCTTCTTGGTCTGCAGACATATTTCACGGCCGGTGTTAAAGAAGTTCGTGCTTGGACGGTTAAGAAGGGCGCAACCGCGCCGCAGGCGGCTGGTGTGATTCATACCGACTTTGAAAAAGGCTTCATTCGTGCCGAAGTGACCTCCTATGAAGATTTCGTTGCCTGTAAAGGGGATGCCGGAGCGAAAGCGGCCGGTAAGCAGCGTTTGGAAGGGAAAGAGTACATTGTTCAGGACGGTGATGTGATGCATTTCCGTTTCAATGTCTAA
- the pth gene encoding aminoacyl-tRNA hydrolase, with translation MSQIKLIVGLGNPGDKYDLTRHNAGFWFVDEVARQYGVVFRPETKFLGEAARVQSNGLDFWLLKPATFMNRSGQSISALAKFYKIPVESILVVHDELDLPPGTAKLKKAGGHGGHNGLRDTIAAMGKEFLRLRLGIGHPGHRDQVVDYVLKAPSKSDRQLIDDASYAASKVVPELVNGQLEKAMMTLHTKS, from the coding sequence ATGTCACAGATTAAATTAATTGTCGGTTTGGGTAATCCGGGCGACAAATATGATTTAACCCGACATAACGCTGGTTTTTGGTTTGTGGACGAAGTAGCACGTCAGTACGGTGTGGTATTTCGTCCAGAGACCAAATTTCTTGGTGAAGCGGCGCGAGTCCAGTCCAACGGTTTGGATTTCTGGCTTCTAAAGCCCGCTACGTTTATGAATCGCAGCGGCCAGTCGATTTCGGCTCTGGCCAAATTCTATAAGATTCCGGTCGAATCGATTCTGGTTGTGCATGATGAACTGGACCTGCCGCCAGGTACGGCGAAGTTGAAGAAAGCCGGCGGTCACGGCGGGCATAACGGTCTGCGCGATACGATTGCTGCAATGGGCAAGGAGTTCCTTCGACTACGCCTGGGAATCGGTCATCCGGGTCATCGTGACCAGGTTGTCGATTATGTTCTTAAGGCACCTTCCAAAAGCGATCGACAGCTGATTGATGACGCCAGTTATGCAGCCTCGAAAGTTGTGCCTGAGCTGGTAAATGGTCAGCTTGAAAAAGCGATGATGACGCTGCACACCAAATCCTAA
- a CDS encoding 50S ribosomal protein L25/general stress protein Ctc produces MSQNWTAEIRSEEGKGASRRLRKAGKVPAIIYGGDKAATSIAFDANFIAHVFENVDLFNTVVTVDVQGGDAEQVVVKDIQRHPATNDVAHMDLQRASDNKMITKKVPLNFNGKAAAPGVKMGGLMSFLQPTVEVRCLAKDLPASIEVDVSKMEAGTSMRLSELNMPEGVILTALTHGNTDYDQAVVNIGKPKRKG; encoded by the coding sequence ATGAGCCAAAATTGGACTGCAGAAATTCGCTCTGAAGAAGGGAAAGGTGCGAGCCGCCGCCTTCGTAAAGCTGGTAAGGTTCCAGCGATCATCTACGGTGGTGACAAGGCAGCAACTTCAATTGCTTTCGACGCTAACTTCATTGCACACGTTTTTGAAAACGTAGACCTGTTCAACACAGTTGTTACTGTTGATGTTCAAGGTGGTGATGCAGAGCAGGTTGTCGTAAAAGACATCCAGCGTCATCCTGCTACTAACGATGTTGCGCACATGGACCTTCAGCGTGCGTCTGATAACAAGATGATCACTAAGAAAGTTCCGCTTAACTTCAACGGTAAAGCAGCTGCTCCTGGTGTGAAAATGGGTGGCCTTATGTCTTTCCTACAGCCTACTGTTGAAGTACGTTGTTTGGCGAAAGACCTTCCAGCGTCAATCGAAGTTGACGTTTCTAAAATGGAAGCCGGTACCAGCATGCGTCTATCTGAGTTGAACATGCCTGAAGGTGTTATCCTGACTGCATTGACTCACGGCAACACTGACTACGACCAAGCAGTTGTAAACATCGGTAAGCCTAAGCGTAAAGGTTAA
- a CDS encoding ribose-phosphate pyrophosphokinase, producing the protein MATKNVMIFAGNANVSLAEKISQYLDIPLGKADVGRFSDGEIMVEIKESVRGQDVYVLQPTCTPEPAVNLMEMLVMIDALKRASAGRITAVIPYYGFARQDRRPHSARVPITARLAADMITIAGANRVVTVDLHADQIQGFFDIPVDNIYGSPLLVEDMHKNQDLENVTIVSPDMGGVVRARAVAKAIDADMAIIDKRRPKANVAQVMNIIGDIEGRDCIIIDDMVDTAGTLCKAAQALMDRGAKSVSAYVVHAVLSGPAVDNVKGSVLKELVVTDSIPESEAALHCEKIRRVSVAELLGETIRRINQEESVTALMSH; encoded by the coding sequence ATGGCTACAAAAAATGTCATGATTTTTGCGGGAAACGCAAATGTCAGTCTAGCAGAAAAGATCTCTCAGTATTTAGATATCCCCCTCGGCAAAGCAGACGTTGGTCGTTTCAGTGACGGCGAAATCATGGTTGAAATCAAAGAATCTGTTCGTGGACAAGATGTGTATGTTTTACAGCCGACTTGTACTCCGGAACCAGCCGTCAATCTGATGGAAATGCTGGTGATGATCGATGCGCTAAAACGTGCGTCAGCCGGTCGTATTACCGCTGTGATTCCTTATTACGGGTTTGCCCGTCAGGATCGTCGTCCTCACTCGGCGCGTGTTCCGATTACCGCTCGTCTTGCTGCTGATATGATTACTATTGCCGGTGCTAACCGTGTAGTAACGGTTGATCTTCACGCCGACCAGATTCAAGGCTTCTTCGACATTCCGGTTGATAATATCTACGGATCGCCTCTTCTGGTCGAAGATATGCATAAGAATCAGGATCTGGAAAATGTCACGATTGTTTCGCCGGATATGGGTGGGGTAGTGCGTGCGCGTGCCGTTGCGAAAGCGATTGATGCCGATATGGCGATCATCGATAAACGACGTCCTAAAGCGAATGTCGCCCAGGTTATGAATATCATTGGTGATATCGAAGGTCGCGACTGTATCATTATCGACGATATGGTCGATACCGCCGGTACGCTGTGTAAAGCAGCGCAAGCACTTATGGATCGCGGTGCTAAGAGTGTGTCCGCTTATGTTGTGCATGCGGTACTGTCTGGTCCGGCTGTAGACAATGTTAAAGGTTCTGTATTGAAAGAGTTGGTAGTAACCGATTCTATCCCTGAAAGCGAAGCTGCACTGCATTGCGAGAAGATTCGTCGAGTGTCTGTCGCCGAACTTCTGGGTGAAACGATTCGCCGCATTAACCAGGAAGAGTCGGTGACTGCTTTGATGTCGCACTGA
- a CDS encoding tetratricopeptide repeat protein, whose amino-acid sequence MKFCVPALPTFRLKPFALGRLPGALMLCAGIMGLQGCASSSQFIQAAPSVPMDEVSKEKAMDEILKEDEVKHNVIADHLLTAEQMFLLLRAEMQLKRGLGQDAFDTYYQLADETREAELARRAFAVAMATYQPENIAQAASLWRSIEPEEPVVWRASFVLSLRSGDVDSALQQWQTYADLSADPLDKDILTAAQRLGSAMIGNVDASTEFMQRIAERYPDQWSSQLGLGTVLMARQEFPRALEAFQKALTFDGLEQKDSIYDLIAKLYLQMKKYQEGVAQFSQYVDKDPESISLQEKLARLEVQAGMVQQAEQRYQSIIDKNPQQHSARFALALLKLENNQNQQAKELLEILLQVPAYQDIATYYMGYVLQNMQQLDEALEYFQKVYSPAYLTDSLLHQAEIYFTQGDLAKAFEALDSVDTSNVASLKKVLLAKAIFYRYEKQYSQAVDVLQELLEVEPDNQRALLEQGNLYFQLERYDSYVANMQRLLELDADNVDALNGLGYYYAENHIQLDEAKKLIARALELDPDNYFILDSMGWVHYQLKEYAKAVEFLRKAFAVNEDEVVMEHLIRAYWMAGMRSDAEALWQRYREEQQLNQEFTTLQEWIEKVE is encoded by the coding sequence ATGAAGTTTTGTGTGCCAGCTCTGCCGACATTCAGGTTGAAACCTTTCGCTTTGGGACGCTTACCGGGCGCCTTAATGCTTTGTGCCGGTATTATGGGGTTGCAGGGCTGTGCCTCCAGCAGTCAATTTATTCAGGCGGCACCGTCGGTTCCGATGGATGAAGTGAGTAAAGAGAAAGCGATGGACGAAATCCTGAAAGAGGATGAAGTCAAACACAATGTCATTGCCGACCATCTTCTGACGGCGGAGCAGATGTTTTTGCTTTTGCGGGCGGAGATGCAGCTTAAACGCGGATTGGGTCAAGACGCTTTCGATACCTATTATCAGCTCGCGGATGAAACGCGTGAAGCCGAACTGGCTCGTCGCGCCTTTGCAGTCGCTATGGCAACCTATCAACCGGAAAATATTGCTCAAGCGGCTTCTTTATGGCGTTCGATCGAGCCGGAAGAACCGGTGGTCTGGCGGGCCAGTTTCGTGTTAAGCCTGCGTAGCGGCGATGTCGACAGTGCGCTGCAGCAGTGGCAGACCTATGCGGATCTGTCAGCGGATCCTTTAGATAAGGATATTCTGACGGCAGCTCAAAGGCTGGGCTCCGCTATGATCGGCAATGTGGATGCGTCGACCGAATTTATGCAGCGGATTGCCGAACGTTACCCTGATCAATGGTCGAGTCAACTGGGGCTCGGAACGGTTTTGATGGCAAGGCAGGAGTTTCCCAGAGCCTTGGAGGCTTTTCAGAAGGCGTTGACTTTTGATGGCTTGGAGCAGAAAGACAGTATCTATGACTTGATTGCCAAACTCTACCTGCAGATGAAGAAGTATCAGGAAGGGGTGGCTCAGTTCAGCCAGTATGTCGACAAGGATCCGGAAAGCATCTCTCTGCAGGAAAAGCTGGCGCGTCTGGAAGTTCAGGCGGGTATGGTGCAGCAGGCCGAACAACGCTATCAATCGATTATCGATAAAAATCCTCAACAGCACTCGGCGCGCTTTGCATTGGCTTTGTTGAAATTGGAAAACAATCAGAACCAGCAGGCGAAAGAATTGCTGGAAATCTTATTGCAGGTGCCGGCCTATCAGGATATCGCTACCTATTATATGGGGTATGTACTGCAGAATATGCAGCAGCTCGATGAGGCGCTTGAATATTTTCAGAAAGTTTATTCTCCGGCGTATCTGACCGATTCGTTATTGCATCAGGCGGAAATCTATTTCACTCAGGGCGATCTCGCCAAAGCGTTCGAAGCGTTGGACAGTGTTGATACCAGTAATGTTGCCAGTCTGAAAAAGGTGCTTTTGGCCAAAGCCATTTTCTATCGCTATGAGAAACAGTACTCGCAGGCGGTCGATGTCTTGCAGGAGTTACTGGAAGTCGAACCGGATAATCAGCGTGCGCTGCTGGAACAGGGTAATTTGTATTTTCAGCTTGAGCGTTACGACAGCTATGTTGCCAATATGCAGCGTCTGTTGGAACTGGATGCCGACAATGTCGATGCTCTTAACGGCTTGGGATATTATTATGCAGAGAATCATATCCAGCTGGACGAAGCGAAGAAGCTGATTGCCCGAGCGCTGGAACTTGATCCGGATAATTACTTCATTCTCGACAGTATGGGCTGGGTTCACTATCAGCTTAAAGAGTACGCTAAGGCGGTGGAATTTCTGCGCAAAGCGTTTGCCGTTAATGAAGATGAGGTGGTGATGGAACACCTGATTCGCGCTTATTGGATGGCTGGCATGCGCAGTGATGCAGAGGCCCTTTGGCAGCGTTACCGCGAAGAGCAACAGTTAAATCAAGAGTTTACAACTTTACAGGAGTGGATCGAGAAGGTGGAATAA
- the hemA gene encoding glutamyl-tRNA reductase → MKLITLGVNHETAPVDIRETVSFTPEQAKSALHELKSNSLVGECIILSTCNRTEIYCTPKKDTDADRIKEWLHHFFELESKSINPFLYQYQNIDAVKHIMRVASGLNSLVLGEPQIFGQLKDAYNLAHKNDSIHQSMDTLFQHIFKTVKQVRTDTAIGTSPVSVAFSAVSLSKQFFGDLSEQTAVLLGAGETIELVARHLKEANIGKLIIANRTLERAHSLAESVAGYGIQLDELDDHLHEADIVIGSTGSPHAILKRDQVKQALKKRKNRPMFMIDIAVPRDIEASTGELDNVYLYTVDDLQEIIESNKQSRQSAAVQAEEIIDLQAENFMAQQDAIARVKPIIRDYRRQAEQIKQHALEHALHQIEEGGDPKTVIKLLANQLTNRLLHTPTSQLNQAGIEDNQTLIDSAQQLLICPDLQNDKH, encoded by the coding sequence ATGAAGCTTATTACACTCGGTGTCAATCACGAAACGGCTCCTGTCGATATCCGTGAAACAGTTTCGTTTACCCCTGAGCAAGCGAAAAGCGCTCTGCATGAACTTAAATCCAATTCGTTGGTGGGCGAGTGTATCATTTTATCGACCTGCAACCGAACCGAAATCTACTGCACACCTAAGAAAGACACCGACGCTGACCGGATCAAAGAGTGGCTGCATCACTTCTTCGAACTGGAATCCAAAAGCATCAATCCATTCCTGTACCAATATCAGAATATCGACGCCGTTAAACACATCATGCGTGTCGCGTCCGGCCTGAATTCATTGGTCCTCGGTGAGCCGCAAATCTTCGGACAACTTAAAGACGCCTATAATCTGGCGCATAAAAATGACAGCATTCATCAGTCGATGGATACGCTCTTCCAGCATATTTTCAAAACCGTCAAACAGGTACGTACCGATACGGCAATCGGAACCAGTCCGGTTTCCGTCGCTTTCTCCGCCGTCTCGCTTTCCAAGCAGTTTTTCGGCGACCTGAGTGAACAGACGGCCGTGCTGCTGGGTGCCGGCGAAACCATCGAACTGGTTGCACGCCACCTGAAAGAAGCGAATATCGGCAAACTGATTATTGCCAACCGAACGCTGGAACGCGCGCACAGCCTCGCCGAAAGCGTTGCCGGTTACGGAATCCAACTGGACGAACTGGACGATCATCTGCATGAGGCAGATATCGTGATCGGTTCGACCGGCAGTCCGCACGCTATCCTTAAACGTGATCAGGTCAAACAGGCGCTGAAAAAACGCAAGAACCGTCCAATGTTCATGATAGATATTGCCGTTCCTCGCGACATCGAAGCCAGTACCGGCGAACTGGATAACGTCTATCTATACACAGTGGACGACCTTCAGGAAATTATCGAGAGCAACAAGCAATCGCGCCAGAGTGCAGCGGTGCAAGCCGAAGAGATCATTGACCTGCAGGCGGAAAACTTTATGGCGCAGCAAGACGCCATTGCACGCGTCAAGCCGATTATTCGCGACTACCGCCGACAGGCGGAACAGATCAAACAGCACGCGCTTGAACATGCTCTGCATCAGATTGAAGAAGGCGGCGACCCGAAAACCGTCATCAAACTGCTGGCCAATCAGCTAACCAACCGTCTGCTGCACACACCGACATCGCAACTGAACCAGGCCGGAATCGAGGACAATCAAACCTTGATTGATTCGGCCCAACAACTGCTGATCTGTCCTGACCTCCAAAACGACAAACACTAG